From Planctomycetota bacterium:
TTCGGTAACCTAGAATCGGCGTCGACGGGGGCTATTGCTCCCGCCGTGCAGGGCATAAGTCTCGTCGCCCCACGACAACCTGACATTCCGCTTGAGAGCACCCACTGTATGAGCCATCGACTTCGCCGCTGGGCCTGGGCCCTTGCCGGCCTGTGCATTGCATCGTTCGCCGCGGCCGCCGAGCCGGCCAAGCCCGCCGCTCCCGCCAAGCCCAAAGCGCCGCCGGTCGAAATGCCGGCGATTCGTTTGCTCTGGCCCGACGGCGCGCCGGGAGCGGTCGGCAGCGAAGACCTCGACAAGCCGGGGTTGTGGATCTATCTGCCCCCGGCGGACAAGGCCAACGGCACGGCGGTCGTCGTCTGTCCGGGCGGCGGCTATGGCGGGCTGGCACTCGATCACGAAGGGAAGCAGATCGCCGAGTACCTGAACGGGCAGGGGATCGCGGCCTTTGTGCTGCGCTATCGATTGGCGCCGCGCTATCGTCAGCCTTCGCCGATGCTCGATGTGCAGCGCGCGCTGCGCACGGTACGAGCCGGCGCCCAGCAATGGAACCTCGATCCCAAGCGAGTCGGCGTGATGGGCTTCTCGGCCGGGGGTCACCTGGCCAGCACCGCCGCCACGCATTTCGATCAAGGCAAGACCGACAGCAGCGATCCGGTCGACGCGGTCAGTTGCCGCCCCGACTTTGCAATTCTGTGCTACCCGGTGATCGCGTTCGGAACCGACTATGTTCATCGTGGCTCGCAGAACAACCTGCTGGGTCCGGAACAGGATCCGAAGCTGATCGAGTTCTACGCCAGTCACAAGCACGTCACGCCCGAGACGCCGCCGACGTTCCTGTTCCACACCGACGCCGACGCCGCGGTGGTGCCCGAGAATAGCGTGTTGTTCTACCTGGCTTTGCGCAAGGCGAAGGTGCCAGCCGAACTGCATATTTACGAGCCGGGCAAGCATGGCGTCGGGTTGGCCAAAAGCATCCCGGCGTTGGCCGCGTGGTCCGACCGGCTGACCGATTGGCTGCGTGAACACAAGCTGCTCGAGCGCGCCGACGCCCAGTGAACATGATGGCCGTGGCGCGCCCGGCGCGTTGCGAACGTGGTGAGGTGTACGATGCGCGCGTTGGTAACTGGCGCTACGGGGTTCATCGGTCGGGCGCTCGTGGCTCGGCTGGGCGAAGTGGTCGTGGTGTCGCGCGACGCGGCCCGCGCCAAGCAAGCGTTTCCCCAGGCCGAAACATTCGCCTGGGATCCGATGCGCGAGCCGTTGCCGGCCGCGGCCCTGCGGGACGTCGAAGTCGTGTTTCACCTGGCCGGCGATTCGGTGGCCGAGGGGCGTTGGACGGCGGAAAAGAAGCGGCGGATTCGCGAGTCGCGCACCTTGGGGACGGCGAACCTGGTCCGCGGCATCGAGGCGTCCACGGCGCGGCCCCGCGTGCTGGTATCGGCCTCGGCGGTGGGCTACTACGGCTCGCGCGGCGACGAAGTGCTCGAGGAAACCTCGTCGCCCGGGCACGATTTCCTGGCCGACGTCTGTGTCGAGTGGGAACAGTCGGCGGCCGCAGGCGAGAAACTGGGCGTGCGCGTGGCGAACCCACGCACCGGGATCGTGCTGGGGCGCGGCGGAGGCGCGCTGTCAAAAATGTTGCTGCCGTTTAAGCTGGGCGCTGGCGGGCGACTGGGCTCGGGACGACAGTGGATGCCCTGGATTCATCTGGCGGACCTGGTCGGCATCTTCCTTCACGCGGCTACAAGCGATCAGGTGCGCGGCGCAATCAATGGCGTGGCGCCAAATCCTGTGACGAATATCGAATTCACCAAGACGTTGGCCCGCGCGTTGCACCGGCCGGCAATCATGCCGGCCCCCGAGTTCGCACTGAAGCTGGCCATTGGCGAGTTTGCCGAGGTGCTGCTGGGATCCCAGCGCGTGGTCCCGCGGGTGGCCGAGCAGACCGGCTATCGATTCCAGTTCCCGACGCTCGAGGGGGCGCTTGGCGAGATTCTAGGCGCGGCGACCTGAGCGCGGTCCTTTCAAGGCGCAGTGGAACAGGTGCCCGGCATGTCGGCTTCGTATCGTCTGGAACGCCTGCAACTCATCAAGCGCCCGCTCGATGATGTGTTCGCGTTCTTCTCGAACGCCCACAACCTGGAAGCGATCACGCCGGGGTTCCTGCGGTTTCAGATCACCACGCCGGACCTCATTGTCATGCAGGTCGGCACGCTAATCGACTACCGGCTCCGCCTACTCGGCATTCCGTTCCAGTGGCAGTCGCGGATCGATTGCTTTGAACCGAACCAGCGATTTGTCGATGTCCAGACGCGCGGGCCTTATCGGCGGTGGCATCACCTGCACGAGTTCACCACGGTCGATGGAGGAACATTAATGATCGACGAGGTGGATTACGAAATGCCGCTGGGACCGCTGGGCGCACTGGCCCATGTCTTGTCGGTGCGGCGGACGCTGGACCAGATCTTCGACTATCGCCGGGACCGGATTGTCGAACTGCTCGAGCGGCGTTAGAGCAATTCTCAAGAGTATCCACCGTTAACTCCCCCAAGCCGGCGGCTCGGCCGCCGATCTCGGTGGCAAAGCCACCGGCTTGGTAGACATGCCAACGCTTCATTGAATCGAGAAGCACTCTCGCCAATGGCTAAGATTGAGTTCGCGGCGTGTGTGCAGTTTCGGGTTGAACTGACCGATGGTTTGGCGGATGATTCAAGTAGGCGGGCAACAATGCGATTCACCCTGGATTCGGCAGCACGGAATCACCACCATGGCGACCGCCAAGATCGACGTCGTCGGACCAGAAGAGACTCCGCTGGTCGCACAAATGTACGGGCAAGTCTTCCGCCCGCCGCATGACGTCGAGTTCTTCCGCCGTCGCTTTCTGGGGCGGCACAACGTGCTGCAGCTTGTCGCGAGTCTGGACGAGCAGCCGGTCGGGTTCTTCACCGGCTTCGAGTTGAAACCCGGCGTGTTCTTTTGCTGGCTGTTCGGCGTGCTGCCCGATTGCCGGCGGCAAGGGATCGCCTCGCAACTGATGAACGCGGCGCACTCTTGGGCCGCACAGCAAGGCTACGAGACGGTTCGCTTTGAGTGCCACAACCAGCACCGGCCAATGTTGCACCTGGCCATTGAACAGCAGTACGACATTGTGGGCATCCGCTGGGATCCGGATCGGCAAGCCAACTTGATCATCTTTGAGAAGACGCTGGGCGAGTCGGAATAAATCACACCCCACGATGCTGCGTGATTTATGTTATTAGCCCCCGGTGAGTCACCGGGGGCCGAAGCATGTACCAATGCAACCCCCGGTCATTGACCGGGGGCTAAAGCGTCGATACTGCGACGGTCGCGCCGTCATGCCACCGGCGCGGTGGTATTCACGGCCGCGGGATCGCCGCCGAGCGTGCCGAGGTTGACGAGCGGCGCCGGGGGCGTCGGGCTGCTGAAACGAGCCGTGTTCTCGCCGCTCAGTCGGGCGCTACGCAGTGTTTCGTCGGCGCGGCGCGCCAAACTGTTGGCGTCTTCCTGGGCATCGAGTTCCGCAATGCCGCTAGTGACCGTGACCACTTCGATCTCTTCCAACTCAACCACGCAACAACCCAAGGCCGACAACAGCCGCCGACTGGCGTGGCTGGCTTCGACGGTCGAGATGCCGGGCAGGATGACCGTGAATTCTTCCCAGCCATAGCGCGTGACCATGTCGCTGTCGCGGACGGCGGCGCAGATGATCTGGGCCACTTTGCGCATCACCTGGTCGATGGCTTCCTGGCCGTGCAGGCTGCCGATCCGCGCCAGGTTGTCGACGCCCACGACCAGCAGCGACAACGGCTGGCCGCTTTGCCGGGCTTCTTGCACGCGGCGACGCAACTCGTCGCTGAAGGCGCGGCGATTGGGCAAGCCGGTCAGCACGTCGGTGCGGGCATCGACGTTCAACGCGGCCACGTATTGGGCATAGTGCTGGGTGCGGGCCGTCAGCTTGGCTTCGCCCGAGTCGTCGCCGCGTGACGGCAAGGCCGACTGCGGGACGATGGGGTGGCAAGTCTGGCCATCGTGAAAATAACCGCCCGGCATGCAGGCTTCGCGGGCCACGCCCAGCGCGGTATCGGCACGGCGCGGCAGCGAGCGCAGGTTGTCGTTGCTGGCGATCTCGGCCACGCCGACAAAGGACAGCGGCGCAATCGATTGATCCCCCTTCAACACTCCCTGGCGGCCAATGTTGGCCAACAGCCGTTCGGCCGCGCGCGTGGCGTCGTGCAAGGCGGTCATCGGCAGCAAGATGGCAAACCGATCGGCCGAGACCCGGGCGATCTGGTCCATGTCGCGCATGGTGCCGGCCAAGGCGTGGGCGGCACGCTGCACCAGGTCATTGGCGGCGTCGGTGGTGCCGACGGCGTGCGACCAATGTTCCAAGTCAATCTCGAACAACAGCACCGAGAAGATAGCGCCGCTGCGATTCCACTCTTCAAAGCGACCAGCCAGCGCGTCGTCAAAGGCGCGGCGATTGGGCAGCCCGGTCAGCGCGTCGGTGCGCACGGCCGAAAGTTGCAAGTTGATCTGTCCGGCCTCGGTCGACAGCAAATGCTCGGTGGCCACCAGCCGGTTCAACAGTTTCTTGTTGGTCAGGACGATCTGGCTGACCGAATCGAGCAGCACGCGCTCGTCCATCCGCGCCGAGCCAGGATTGGGCTTGAGCAGGTCGTGCGTGATCTCTTCCAAGCGGGCGGCGTATTTGCCCACCTCGTCGGCCACGCCGGTGACCATTTCCTGAACGGCGATCATCGTGGTCCGCAGCCGCTCCTCGCGCCACGATTCAGCACGGACGCGGCAATGTTTCAGCCACCAGCCCATGCCGACGCCGACCATCGAGGTAATGGCGACCGCCACGGCAATCGCCAGCCCGTCATAAAGGAAGTTGGACCAGATCATGGCGAAAAACTCAGTAATCAAAGGGGGCCAATACGGCATTTCACAGACCGCTCTCAAATACGCAAGGCAGGAAAATGCAACGCGAGACCAGCCGCGATGGCCCCCAGCGGCTGGCGTGAACGGCGACACGCGAACCAGTCGGCGCGCAACCATTCAGTCAATGCATAGGTTGCAATTCCCACGGCGTCAAAATCGCTAGGCATTTGACCTAATGCGACAACCGCTACGATCGGACCAGCGCGCAAAAAACGTCTTTCACTACCCGAGCGGGGTACGCTCGGGCCGGAAAGGGCGTTGCGATCGTGTCGATGGTGGGGGTCGGAGGTTTACCCCTTTGGCCGCTCTCGCCGACACGATGTTCAAGAACTGGGACCGGCTTCGTTAATCATGCCCCCACAGGTTAATCATTGGAACGGCCACGCTACTGGTGCGCGAATCGGCGGTAAAACGCGGCACGTTGTTGCCAGCATGTCGTTCTACTATATTCGGGGGGGCTCGTATCGATCGGGAAATCTAGGTGTACGCCCATGGCAGTTACCATCGCCCGTTTTCTGGAGTGCCTGAACTCTACGAGTGCGCTCAGTACTGAAGAACTTGCGAAGGTTCAGTCCGCCTATCCGCCTGACACCCGATCCCAAGACGCCGACGAATTGGCGCGCGGGTTAGTCCAGCAAGGCAAGCTCACGCGCTATCAAGCCGCGGCGATCTTTCAAGGCAAATCGGACAGCTTGGTGTTGGGCAACTATCTGCTGCTCGACAAGCTGGGCGCGGGTGGGATGGGTCAGGTGTTTCGCGCGCGGCACCGGCGGATGGACCGCGTCGT
This genomic window contains:
- a CDS encoding alpha/beta hydrolase; the protein is MPAIRLLWPDGAPGAVGSEDLDKPGLWIYLPPADKANGTAVVVCPGGGYGGLALDHEGKQIAEYLNGQGIAAFVLRYRLAPRYRQPSPMLDVQRALRTVRAGAQQWNLDPKRVGVMGFSAGGHLASTAATHFDQGKTDSSDPVDAVSCRPDFAILCYPVIAFGTDYVHRGSQNNLLGPEQDPKLIEFYASHKHVTPETPPTFLFHTDADAAVVPENSVLFYLALRKAKVPAELHIYEPGKHGVGLAKSIPALAAWSDRLTDWLREHKLLERADAQ
- a CDS encoding TIGR01777 family oxidoreductase, producing the protein MRALVTGATGFIGRALVARLGEVVVVSRDAARAKQAFPQAETFAWDPMREPLPAAALRDVEVVFHLAGDSVAEGRWTAEKKRRIRESRTLGTANLVRGIEASTARPRVLVSASAVGYYGSRGDEVLEETSSPGHDFLADVCVEWEQSAAAGEKLGVRVANPRTGIVLGRGGGALSKMLLPFKLGAGGRLGSGRQWMPWIHLADLVGIFLHAATSDQVRGAINGVAPNPVTNIEFTKTLARALHRPAIMPAPEFALKLAIGEFAEVLLGSQRVVPRVAEQTGYRFQFPTLEGALGEILGAAT
- a CDS encoding SRPBCC family protein; translation: MSASYRLERLQLIKRPLDDVFAFFSNAHNLEAITPGFLRFQITTPDLIVMQVGTLIDYRLRLLGIPFQWQSRIDCFEPNQRFVDVQTRGPYRRWHHLHEFTTVDGGTLMIDEVDYEMPLGPLGALAHVLSVRRTLDQIFDYRRDRIVELLERR
- a CDS encoding GNAT family N-acetyltransferase: MATAKIDVVGPEETPLVAQMYGQVFRPPHDVEFFRRRFLGRHNVLQLVASLDEQPVGFFTGFELKPGVFFCWLFGVLPDCRRQGIASQLMNAAHSWAAQQGYETVRFECHNQHRPMLHLAIEQQYDIVGIRWDPDRQANLIIFEKTLGESE
- a CDS encoding diguanylate cyclase, which encodes MIWSNFLYDGLAIAVAVAITSMVGVGMGWWLKHCRVRAESWREERLRTTMIAVQEMVTGVADEVGKYAARLEEITHDLLKPNPGSARMDERVLLDSVSQIVLTNKKLLNRLVATEHLLSTEAGQINLQLSAVRTDALTGLPNRRAFDDALAGRFEEWNRSGAIFSVLLFEIDLEHWSHAVGTTDAANDLVQRAAHALAGTMRDMDQIARVSADRFAILLPMTALHDATRAAERLLANIGRQGVLKGDQSIAPLSFVGVAEIASNDNLRSLPRRADTALGVAREACMPGGYFHDGQTCHPIVPQSALPSRGDDSGEAKLTARTQHYAQYVAALNVDARTDVLTGLPNRRAFSDELRRRVQEARQSGQPLSLLVVGVDNLARIGSLHGQEAIDQVMRKVAQIICAAVRDSDMVTRYGWEEFTVILPGISTVEASHASRRLLSALGCCVVELEEIEVVTVTSGIAELDAQEDANSLARRADETLRSARLSGENTARFSSPTPPAPLVNLGTLGGDPAAVNTTAPVA